CATAAAGTTCACGAGCGCCTCGGTAACGCCAGGCGGCTTGGGCCAGGTAGTCGCAGCGTTATCTAGATAGATCACAGGAATCCTTCTTTCTTGTGCACATCACCCGGCAGGTCATGCAAAGCCATTATAAGTCCATCGCAATAGCTGGTCAAAGCATGAAACGACAAGCCAGGTAGACCCCAAGGGTTTTGAGAACCCTTGGGGCCCTTTTCATTCATTTAGTAATAGTCAGTTTGAACTCGTCCCCAACTGCCTCGATATGTACCTGAAAACCAGACTTCTCGGCCATGCGGCGTACGTTTTCCCGCGAGGTAACTGTGTCAACCAACACCTCAATGGGTAGTTCGCCTGTTTGCAATGCATTCCGGGTAAGAATGACAGGCTGGGGACAAGAAAGCCCACGTGCATCAACCACTTTCATCTTCTATCCCTCCATCATCTATTCCGATTGTCGCATGGTAAAGCCAATGGCCAGGCAGACCACCAAGCCCAATACGATGGCAGCCATTCCCGCGGTGGAGAAACCTCCAACCTTCACTGCACCTTCTACGACTGTATCAGGCCTGCCAGCCAGGGCGAAATTGTGGGAGAAACCAGCGCCAACAATCATGCCCAAAACAAAAACCGCCGCATCTCCATCGCCTTCACCCGCGAGGAAAAGTTGGCGCCCAGGGCATCCACCTGCCAGGGCAAAGGCCAGCCCTGCCAGCGTCATGCCCAGAAAATTCCATAGGTGATTGCTGTGAGCAACTGGCTGAGCAATGAAGCCAACACGGATTTGTCCCAGCAACAAATTGGTGACAACAGCTATTGCCAGCAGCGCGCCTACACCACTGATAAGATGGGTATCTCCCATCAGGATGACATCACGCATTGCCCCCATGGTGCAGAAGCGAGTCCGCTGTGCTAGAAAGCCAATAATCATACCCACGCTCAAGGAAATCAGCAAAGGAGCATGGAGCGAGCCAGGCCCACTCTTGCTGAAGAAAATTGGCCCGTCGGGGCTGAACTGTGGTCGGAAGACAAGCAACAGCAAGAGACCTACCATCAAGAGGGGCATAATCCAGCCAACGGCCGTATACGTGCGATAGGAGCGCCCCAAATCATATCCTGACTTGAGAAATTGCACGCCGATAGCGATGCCTGTGGCAAGGCCGGCCAGGCCAAGGATCGCGTTAAGGTCTCCGCCTGCTAAACGTAGCAGCGCACGCCAGGGGCAGCCAAGAAAGGCCAGGGCGCCGATCATAGCAAATACCCCCAGCACAAAACGCACGATGGGAGCAGAGCCAGCGCGGGCTTTGAACTCACGGAAGAGGAGCGCGGCGACCAACGAACCCAGCACGAAGCCAATGATCTCCGGCCGGATGTACTGGACGACAGCAGCGCGGTGTAGCCCCAGAGCACCTGCAATATCCCGCTCAAAGCAGGCCACGCAGATACCCATGTTGGGTGGGTTGCCCAGCCTTTGCAGAAGCGGCGCCAAAACGCCTATGACAACGCCGGCTAGAACGATGCCCCTTCGTGAGGCAAAAAACGTGGTAATCTTTTCAGACATGGTTGTGTTCCTCCTTTTGATATATTTTCTACGCGGTCAAGTGACCACCAGCGTAGGCAAAAGAATACCGCCGTCAGCACACGCTGGCGGCGGTATTCATCACAGGAGGGACACAATGCCCTAATCAAGGACGGGGTTACACCACCGCCTTGGCATGTGCAGATCGGCTCGCGAGCACCAACTGGTGCTCAGCGCTACAACTCAAATTCAGCGGTGGTGCAATTCGAACAAGGCTTCGCTCCTCACCATTAGAATCAGCAATCGGAACTGCTCCAAGTGCCCCAAATATAGTCGCATTCCAACCGAAAGTCAAATCAAAGTCATCTATACCTAATTAGACTGCAAAGCCACTCCCAGATCATGCGCAAGAATCTGATCAAAGGATTTCCTGTATACACGGGGGACACCGTAGGGATCGGTGTTGCGCTAGGTGCGGGTGTGGGCATCGCTTCGCTGCGCACAGCGATATGGCCCAGTGTATATCTACCACTCCCATCGTGCTGGCTTACATTTACCAGATAGAAATAGCGCTGAGCATCTTCCGGTGATAGATCAGGATTCACCAGCGCAATGCGCAAGTCATACTCGCCTGCTGGCACAGAGGGAGGTATCACGACTGCTTTCTCAATGCGTATCGGCTGTGCTGTGTACCATTTTGTCGTAGGCACCGCAGGGGTAAAGCGATGCTCAAACACTGGCGAATCACTGGCGGCGTCCACAAAGGCAATGAGGATATCGTACGAAGCAGGAATATCCTTTATTCCTTGCCGCTCTGGGCGCATCAGCGGCACGGTTCCACGGTTCACCCACCGGGTAACGAACGTATATTCCTGCCCGGCAACTACTGTTTTAGGTGCCTCGATGCCCTGACAGAATATCTGCGCGCCCAGGTAGCGTGCCGCAATCTCGCGTGCTTCCTGCCATTCCGAATCAGCGATATCCAAGTACGCTTTTTGCAGGCAGAGATAACTCGCATGTTGTGCCAGAGCAATCTGCATGTACTGCTTGGGCTTGTCCAGAAAACTTGCTTGTCCCCCTGCTGCCTCGTAACCCACTTTGGTAACGGTAGCATAATCTCGATAGAGCCAACCCATGTCGTGATTGCCGCCCAAACCATTGTATTTCAGCCATACACGCATGCCATACTTGGATACGGCATACTCTACCACTGGCTTGATAACTGCGACAGTATGACCATAAAGCCCTCCGCCAAGCTGGAGCACAACGGGAGTCTTGAGAAAACCATGTGTCCGGCTGCCATCCTCCCACACATATTCTTCTTCCAGATAAATATCAAGGATACGCTTGACCGCTTCAATGAATTTCTCGTCCGTGTATCCAGCCTGTTCCCAGGCTGGCGTATCTGCCTCCCGTGCACAGATCGACATTTCGCCGTAACATCCACCTGCCATTACGTTGATAGCATCTACGGTGGGGTCTTCATCGTAGCGAGCTGCCATAGCGTGCACCGCCCGACGTAACAAGCGTTGGTAAGTTTCATTCCAGGGAACAGGTGTGCCTCCACGTGAACCGATGAGTACTACTCCTGTATCTATAGCCCATTGCGGCGTCTGACCCTCCGTGGTCAGCAGTTCCAGCCAAATGCGTTTGTCCAGACTACGCGCTTTGTTGATCTCTGCATCCAAAGGCGCCCAGTTAAAGACCCCTGGTTGCGGCTCAACCGAGGCCCAGCCACTGGCCCCTTCTGTGGCATCATAACCCCAACTGATATAGGGTTGAGCCATAATTCCAGCCGCGAGCCAGTGGCATTGCCCCAGACCTTGTCCAGCATTCACCACAATGTCGGATGGTAAACTGGGATCGATCGAGAAGGGAGGCAGATCTCCACCTGGAGCCCCAGCCTGAGCCTGGGAAGTTGGCACCACACTGAAAGTCAAACAGGAAAGACAGACAATAAGCAACAGGACGCGAAAGCGAATCAAGGTGCAATGTTTTGTGGGAATGGAATGCATCTTCCTACCTGTTTCGAATGGCATTACAATTGCTTAGACCTTTTGCAAAATGGTGATCATCGGGCACCACGACCCGAGAGTACCACGGGCAAAGTCTTGAGCAGGATCTCGAGATCGAGACGGAGCGAACGTCGCTCGATGTACTCGATGTCAATGCTCACGATCTCCTTGAAAGTCAAGCTGCTTCGTCCCTTGATTTGGGCCAAGCCAGTGATGCCAGGCAATACTTCCAAACGTCGGAAATGCCATGGCTTGTACACATCCACTTCATACGGCATGGAGGGACGTGGTCCCACGAGGCTCATATCCCCCTTTAACACATTGAAAAGCTGGGGCAACTCATCCAAGCTGGTCTTGCGCAATAACCTGCCCACTGGCGTTATTCGATGATCATTAGCCGGCTTGAACACCCCACCCCGGGGAGCTGCCACGCGATGATTGCCATTGATATAGTCCCGTGCATAACGTTCGTCCTCAGAATTATTCGAATTATTGTACATGGAACGGAACTTGTAGAAAGCAAAGACTTTGCCACCCTTGCCTACTCTCTCCTGCACCAGAATGGATGGCCCGGGAGAAGTAGCTTTAATCACCAATGCAATGACACACATCAGTGGCAGCAACAAGAGCAAGAGCAAAGCAGCACTAAAGAGATCGAACGCTCTTTTTGTCAGAGCGTATAGCCGTCTGCGACGTGTCACCAACGGCTGCGCCAAGCTCAGGAGATATAAAGCCCTCACATGGTTCGCTTCTGATTGAACTCGTGGAACGCTCTCTTGAACAGTTATACGCACCAGTTTTTCACGCTACATCTAAATAGATTGTCAAAAGACGCCCAAATTATAATCTTTTTCTACCAAACACAAAAGGCACTACGTACCAGGACTTTACCCCAAACTAGATGAGCTTTACCACGCGAAGCATAAGTTAAAGCCTAGGAGCGAAGTTCATGACCATTGTAACTGACCCCCGTCCGCAGAGCAAACCAGAGCCATCGGCCATAAGTAAGCTCTTGTAAAGGATCTTGGTTTTCCTCTCCTCCCGGCGAAACCGCCCTTTGGCCTTCCTTCGAGTAGTCTGGGTAAATCCCAGCGTTGCACCATTGACGGAAGGTAGCGGCGGAGTTATAATCCCGCCTAGGATTGTTACGGTCAGGAGTATAGAGGATGGATGAGCAGGCTCTGGTCGCCGCGGCACGTCGTGGTGATACAGAGGCATTCAATCAGCTTGTTTTGATGTATCAAACGCTGCTCTACAACGTGGCTTATCGCATGCTGCATGATCAGGATGCAGCAGCGGATGCTACGCAAGAGGCGTTTCTTTCTGCTTTCCGCTGTATAAAAGGCTTCCGAGGCGGCTCTTTCAAAGCATGGCTGCTGCGTATTGTGATGAATGCGTGTTACGATCAGTTGCGAGTGGCACAACGCCGTCCTAGTTCCTCCCTGGACGATCTACAAGTCGAGCCCGAACACAGTGCGCTATTGACGGATAATAACGAGTCGCCAGAAGAATATGCATTGCGGCAGGATCTGGGCCGGGCTATCCAGGTTGGCCTGGACACTTTGCCTGCTGATCAGAGAGTTACCGTTATTCTATCAGACATTCAGGGGTTCAGTTATGAGGAAATCGCTCAGGTCACAGGCGTATCATTGGGCACAGTCAAATCACGACTGAGCCGAGGGCGGGCGCGGCTCCGGGATTACCTGCTGCATGAGCAGGAACTTTTGCCTAAACGCTATCGTCTTACAGGCAGATAGGAATGGAGTGAACATGTTCGCCTTTATCAAGCGGTGGACGAAAACCGAACATGAGTTCTGTCAAGAAGAGCTTTCTGCATTTCTCGATGGTCAACTGAGCCAGCGAGAGCGGCAACGCGTGGAAAGACATCTCAAGAAATGCTCAGCATGTCAGAGAGACCTTGTATCTCTGCAGCAGACAGTGGCTTTGCTACGCAGCACGCCAGTGTTAAAGCCGCCCCGTTCTTTCTTCATACCAGTATCAGAAAGGGCTAAGCAGAAGCAAGCACAACGCACTCGCCTGGTCTATGGCTATCTTCGAGCCGCAACGGCAGTAGCAACGGTTTTGTTGGTGCTGGTTATCTCCAGCGATGCAGTATTGCGCTTCGCCACGGTAACATCTGCTCGTCCTATGCTGGGAGCAACACCAGAGGCAAGGACCTGGCAGGCAGAACCGACTGCTATGGAGCAAGTCAAAGTGCTGTCAGCACCGTCGCTAGCTCCTTTGCCCCCTCCGGAAGGACCAACTGCAGTGCCCTTGACCATGGGTGAAGCTGCCCCGCAGCAGGCCCCTGAACCGATTGCCAGCACCGAACCTGAACTATTATTGTTTGCTGGTGAGCCGACTTCCGTGGCGACGGCAGAACCCGTCGTGGATGGTCAAATGCTTGAGGCCAAAGCCTTGCCCTCGCAAACATTTGCCCGCTCTGCTGGACCTCCTCCATTGCCGGCAGCTAGCCCAGAAGAGGTGCCTATCGACTCACCAACTGCTAAGACGACACAGCCATCACCCACAACGGTGCTCGTAGCTGAGGCAGTCTCTACAGTCGAGCCAGAATCAACCGAGACATCCATACTGCCCATAGCTGAGCTAGTGCCAAGCGAGACGGCTGTACCACCCACAGTGGAACCAGAGCCAACTCAGACACCCGTTCCACCCGCAGTCGAGTCAGAGCCAACTCAGACACCCGTTCCACCCACAGTCGAGCCAGAGCCAACCGAGACACCCATAACACCCACAGCGACGCCTTTGCCAACGGAGACGCCCGTACTGCCTACAGCGACGCCGGTGCCGACTCAAGTACCTATAGCGGCTGTGGGGCTACCCTCGCCACAGCCGATAACAGGAGAGGGACAAGCAAGTGAAATACCGCTGGCACGTCCTGGTCTATGGACGCTCCTGATGGCTATGCGTCCGCTGCTGCCTTGGCTAGAGTGGACACTCGGCGTTATGGCTGTCTTGCTGCTGGTCATCACGTTATGGTTGCGCCAAGCCCAGCGTTCGCTATAGCACAGTAGGCCAACACTCAGACCGTCTGTTAGGCTACAGCATCTGGTAAAGTCTTTAGAGATTTTTTAGCGCGCTGGGGCTTGTGTCTTCTGTGCTCCGATCAAATTATCTCTCCCGCTCTAACCCGATGGGAATTGTTTGCGATCAACATAGCGCTAGAGTGAGCAGGCGCACGAACCTCACCACATCCAAAAAGCAGACACTGCTTCCCTAGCCATTCAGAAGGTCCTGGCAGGAGCAAGTGTGCTTTGCCAGAGAAACAGAATTCGGTATAATTAAGTATGATTTTTCAGCGTTCACACAAATTGCAAGATAGCCTGACGCGCACGCGGCAGTCTTTTTTTGGCCGCATTGCAGGGCTGTTTTCTGGTGGTGATATAACAGAAGAGACCTGGGAAGAGTTAGAGGCTTTGCTCATCGCCGCCGACGTAGGGGTCGCTACTACGATTGAGTTGGTGGATGCTTTGCGCGAGCAGGTCGCACGGGCGCATATCCGCCGTGCAGATGAGGCACAGGCTTTGCTCAAGCAGCAAATGATTGCTCTGCTGCAAACCAATGCACACCGCTACCTGGAGGGCGAGAGCAAACCTTTATCCATCATATTGGTAATTGGCGTCAACGGATCTGGTAAAACGACCAGCATTGCCAAGCTGGCGCGGTACCATCAACAGCGCGGCGACAGGGTGCTATTGGCTGCGGGCGATACTTTCCGTGCAGCAGCCATTGAGCAATTGGCTATATGGGCCAAGCGTCTAGGCGTGGAATTGGTCGCTCATCAACCAGGCAGTGATCCAGGTGCAGTGCTGTACGATGCGATCCATGCTGCTCAATCACGTGGGGCGAATGTCTTGATTGCGGATACGGCTGGACGCCTGCACACCAAACACAACCTGATGCAAGAACTGAAGAAGATTCACAATGTGGCTGCTCGACAACTGCCTGGTGCACCGCATGAAACAGTCCTCATGCTGGACGCCACCACCGGTCAGAATGGCTTGGCACAGGCGCGTACGTTCAGCGAAGCAGTGCAGGTCACAGGTCTGTTCCTAGCCAAGCTGGATGGCACAGCCAAGGGTGGCATCGTCTTTGCCGTGGCGCGCGAGCTTAGCATTCCTATCTTTTTCGTCGGAACAGGGGAGCATGCTGAGGACATTGCCGAATTTGATGCCGCAGAATTCGTTGACGGCTTGTTCCGATGATGGGCACGTCTGCCGCGGAAAAGCGATAGAATATCTCTGTGTAGAAAACTCGTATGAGGGAATGTATGGAAGAATTACAGACAAAATTGAGTAAATTGAACGAGCGCATCAATCAAATCATGGAGCGTCTTTGACCTGGCCAGCAAGGAAAAGGAAATCGCTGAGCTGGAACAGCGCGCCACTATGGATGGCTTTTGGGATGATGTGGAGCAGGCACAGCAAGTGATGCAGCACCTGGCCAGGCTGAAGGAAGAAATGGAAGTATGGCGTAATCTTTCCACACGCATTCGGGAACTGCAGGATTTGTTCTCTCTAGCACAGCAGGAAGACGATCAGGCAATGGGAGAGGAGATAGCCACAGAAGCCAACAAGTTGGCAGAAGAGCTGGACAAAATGGAGTTCCGCCTGGCTTTCAGTGGGCCTTATGATGCAAAAGACGCCATCTTGTCTATTCACGCCGGGGCTGGGGGCACTGAGTCGCAAGACTGGGCAGCCATGCTGTTGCGCATGTACCTGCGCTGGGCGGAAGAAAATGGCTATCAGACAGAATTATTGGACACCATGCCCGGAGAAGAGGCGGGCATAAAAAGCGCTACAGTTTCTATTGTGGGACCGTATGCATATGGCTACTTGAAAAGCGAACGAGGAGTGCATCGTCTGGTGCGGCTGTCTCCCTTTGATGCCGCACATCGCCGACATACTTCTTTTGCATTAGTAGAGGTAATCCCCGATATCGAAGGCGAGATACAAATTGACATCAATCCAGATGATCTGCGCATAGATGTATTTCGTGCTGCAGGTGCTGGTGGACAAAATGTGCAGAAGAACGCCACGGCTGTGCGCATCACGCACATTCCGACAGGTATTGTGGCTGCTTGCCAAAACGAGCGCTCCCAGTTACAGAACCGTCAAATGGCGATGAAGGTCTTGCGCGCTCGGCTGTTTGCTCTCGAAGAGGCGAAGAGGGAAGAGGAGCGAGCCAAACTGAAGGGCAAACACGTTTCGGCAGGCTGGGGCAATCAGATCCGTTCCTACGTATTGCATCCGTACCACATGGTCAAAGACCTGCGTACCGGCTATGAAACGGGGAATACGGATGCGGTGCTCGATGGCCACCTAGAACCTTTCATGAAGGCTTACCTGCAGTCGACAATCGGCGAATCTCAAGAGTGACCCCTCATGCCTCAGAGGACTGGCTTCCCTTAGAGGCCAAGTTCCTGAGGAATATTTTTGTTGATAACCATTCATAGGAGGTGCTTTACATTGCGACCTTATCTCTTGCTTGATGCTGGATGGACTCTGCTTTTCCCCGACTATCGCGTCATCCGGCAGATCATAGTGCAAAATGGATACGATGTCTCCGAAGAACGTCTCGAAAGGTTGATGGCTGAGTTCGTCCGGGATTTCGACGAACGCCTGCGAAACAACGGTCAGGCTGATTTTGACCTTTTTGAGTGGGTACTTGAGCGGGCAGGTGTGGATAAGCAGCACATTCCATCGATCGTTAGTCAATTGCTCGCTAGAGATGCTGAAAAGAGCCTATGGACATATACCTACCCCTGGGTATATGAAACGTTGGCAAATCTGTCAGGGCAAGGCTATCGCATGTCAGTTATTTCAAATGCCGACGGGCATGTGGCACAGGAACTGGACTATGTTGGCCTTGTTCGTTACTTTGAGGAGATCTTTGATTCGCATCTCGTTGGCTATGCTAAACCAGATCCTCGCCTCTTTGAGCACGCTTTGAAAACGCTGAAGCTGCATCCAGCTGAGTGCCTCTATGTGGGCGATGTCTATTATGTAGATGTTTTGGGGGCAAACCAAGTGGGCATAGCAGCGCTTCATCTCGACCGCTATGGCCTCTACGATGGCTGGCCGGGCTATCACATCCCGACTGTAGCTGCTTTGCCTGATTTCTTGGCGCAGAACCCTGACTTGCACGATGAGCGTTTCTTCCCCCTGCGCCCGGAGAAAGTAGCAGAGAGTTTACGGCGCCATTCTTCTGGATGATTCACGAGCTTTTCCGCCGACCCAGTGTTTGGCACGTCGCTTCTGGGTTGTCGGTCAGCACAGCATCGCAACCGAGTGCGCGGTAGAACCAGAGCCGCGTATCAGGCTTGGGATCAAGTGGGCAGATCAACTGACCATAGCGGTGTGCAATCCACACGAAGAGCGGGTTGAGTACCAGCACTGGCCAGAAAGGCCCCATGAGTTGGACTCGGGGTAGTGGCCATACTCGGGCGATTGTGATCCACCCTATGG
This sequence is a window from Chloroflexota bacterium. Protein-coding genes within it:
- a CDS encoding sulfurtransferase TusA family protein, which produces MKVVDARGLSCPQPVILTRNALQTGELPIEVLVDTVTSRENVRRMAEKSGFQVHIEAVGDEFKLTITK
- a CDS encoding YedE-related selenium metabolism membrane protein, whose protein sequence is MSEKITTFFASRRGIVLAGVVIGVLAPLLQRLGNPPNMGICVACFERDIAGALGLHRAAVVQYIRPEIIGFVLGSLVAALLFREFKARAGSAPIVRFVLGVFAMIGALAFLGCPWRALLRLAGGDLNAILGLAGLATGIAIGVQFLKSGYDLGRSYRTYTAVGWIMPLLMVGLLLLLVFRPQFSPDGPIFFSKSGPGSLHAPLLISLSVGMIIGFLAQRTRFCTMGAMRDVILMGDTHLISGVGALLAIAVVTNLLLGQIRVGFIAQPVAHSNHLWNFLGMTLAGLAFALAGGCPGRQLFLAGEGDGDAAVFVLGMIVGAGFSHNFALAGRPDTVVEGAVKVGGFSTAGMAAIVLGLVVCLAIGFTMRQSE
- a CDS encoding beta-galactosidase, with the translated sequence MHSIPTKHCTLIRFRVLLLIVCLSCLTFSVVPTSQAQAGAPGGDLPPFSIDPSLPSDIVVNAGQGLGQCHWLAAGIMAQPYISWGYDATEGASGWASVEPQPGVFNWAPLDAEINKARSLDKRIWLELLTTEGQTPQWAIDTGVVLIGSRGGTPVPWNETYQRLLRRAVHAMAARYDEDPTVDAINVMAGGCYGEMSICAREADTPAWEQAGYTDEKFIEAVKRILDIYLEEEYVWEDGSRTHGFLKTPVVLQLGGGLYGHTVAVIKPVVEYAVSKYGMRVWLKYNGLGGNHDMGWLYRDYATVTKVGYEAAGGQASFLDKPKQYMQIALAQHASYLCLQKAYLDIADSEWQEAREIAARYLGAQIFCQGIEAPKTVVAGQEYTFVTRWVNRGTVPLMRPERQGIKDIPASYDILIAFVDAASDSPVFEHRFTPAVPTTKWYTAQPIRIEKAVVIPPSVPAGEYDLRIALVNPDLSPEDAQRYFYLVNVSQHDGSGRYTLGHIAVRSEAMPTPAPSATPIPTVSPVYTGNPLIRFLRMIWEWLCSLIRYR
- a CDS encoding sugar transferase — its product is MSLAQPLVTRRRRLYALTKRAFDLFSAALLLLLLLPLMCVIALVIKATSPGPSILVQERVGKGGKVFAFYKFRSMYNNSNNSEDERYARDYINGNHRVAAPRGGVFKPANDHRITPVGRLLRKTSLDELPQLFNVLKGDMSLVGPRPSMPYEVDVYKPWHFRRLEVLPGITGLAQIKGRSSLTFKEIVSIDIEYIERRSLRLDLEILLKTLPVVLSGRGAR
- a CDS encoding sigma-70 family RNA polymerase sigma factor → MDEQALVAAARRGDTEAFNQLVLMYQTLLYNVAYRMLHDQDAAADATQEAFLSAFRCIKGFRGGSFKAWLLRIVMNACYDQLRVAQRRPSSSLDDLQVEPEHSALLTDNNESPEEYALRQDLGRAIQVGLDTLPADQRVTVILSDIQGFSYEEIAQVTGVSLGTVKSRLSRGRARLRDYLLHEQELLPKRYRLTGR
- a CDS encoding zf-HC2 domain-containing protein, with amino-acid sequence MFAFIKRWTKTEHEFCQEELSAFLDGQLSQRERQRVERHLKKCSACQRDLVSLQQTVALLRSTPVLKPPRSFFIPVSERAKQKQAQRTRLVYGYLRAATAVATVLLVLVISSDAVLRFATVTSARPMLGATPEARTWQAEPTAMEQVKVLSAPSLAPLPPPEGPTAVPLTMGEAAPQQAPEPIASTEPELLLFAGEPTSVATAEPVVDGQMLEAKALPSQTFARSAGPPPLPAASPEEVPIDSPTAKTTQPSPTTVLVAEAVSTVEPESTETSILPIAELVPSETAVPPTVEPEPTQTPVPPAVESEPTQTPVPPTVEPEPTETPITPTATPLPTETPVLPTATPVPTQVPIAAVGLPSPQPITGEGQASEIPLARPGLWTLLMAMRPLLPWLEWTLGVMAVLLLVITLWLRQAQRSL
- the ftsY gene encoding signal recognition particle-docking protein FtsY; amino-acid sequence: MIFQRSHKLQDSLTRTRQSFFGRIAGLFSGGDITEETWEELEALLIAADVGVATTIELVDALREQVARAHIRRADEAQALLKQQMIALLQTNAHRYLEGESKPLSIILVIGVNGSGKTTSIAKLARYHQQRGDRVLLAAGDTFRAAAIEQLAIWAKRLGVELVAHQPGSDPGAVLYDAIHAAQSRGANVLIADTAGRLHTKHNLMQELKKIHNVAARQLPGAPHETVLMLDATTGQNGLAQARTFSEAVQVTGLFLAKLDGTAKGGIVFAVARELSIPIFFVGTGEHAEDIAEFDAAEFVDGLFR
- the prfB gene encoding peptide chain release factor 2; translation: MKSWSVFDLASKEKEIAELEQRATMDGFWDDVEQAQQVMQHLARLKEEMEVWRNLSTRIRELQDLFSLAQQEDDQAMGEEIATEANKLAEELDKMEFRLAFSGPYDAKDAILSIHAGAGGTESQDWAAMLLRMYLRWAEENGYQTELLDTMPGEEAGIKSATVSIVGPYAYGYLKSERGVHRLVRLSPFDAAHRRHTSFALVEVIPDIEGEIQIDINPDDLRIDVFRAAGAGGQNVQKNATAVRITHIPTGIVAACQNERSQLQNRQMAMKVLRARLFALEEAKREEERAKLKGKHVSAGWGNQIRSYVLHPYHMVKDLRTGYETGNTDAVLDGHLEPFMKAYLQSTIGESQE
- a CDS encoding HAD family hydrolase, coding for MRPYLLLDAGWTLLFPDYRVIRQIIVQNGYDVSEERLERLMAEFVRDFDERLRNNGQADFDLFEWVLERAGVDKQHIPSIVSQLLARDAEKSLWTYTYPWVYETLANLSGQGYRMSVISNADGHVAQELDYVGLVRYFEEIFDSHLVGYAKPDPRLFEHALKTLKLHPAECLYVGDVYYVDVLGANQVGIAALHLDRYGLYDGWPGYHIPTVAALPDFLAQNPDLHDERFFPLRPEKVAESLRRHSSG